Proteins found in one Rhinolophus ferrumequinum isolate MPI-CBG mRhiFer1 chromosome 9, mRhiFer1_v1.p, whole genome shotgun sequence genomic segment:
- the LOC117027746 gene encoding 40S ribosomal protein S29-like, with protein MSHQQFYWNHARKFGQGSRSCHVRSKRYGLIWKYGLNMCQYVKDIGFIKLD; from the coding sequence ATGAGTCACCAGCAATTCTACTGGAATCATGCAAGAAAATTCGGCCAGGGTTCTCGTTCTTGCCATGTCCGCTCAAAGCGATACGGTCTGATCTGGAAATACGGCCTCAATATGTGTCAGTACGTGAAGGATATAGGCTTCATTAAGTTGGACTAA